The Burkholderia ambifaria AMMD genome has a segment encoding these proteins:
- a CDS encoding ABC transporter substrate-binding protein has translation MNGASSTARRTALALALAVVGASATAAELTVVNFGGANGDAQKAAFNQPFEKATGNKVTAVEYNGEQAKVKAMVEAKHVNWDVVEVESGDLNRGCDEGLYEKLDWSKIAKKSDLIPEAPQVCGVGFFVWSTALSYNADKLKSAPTGWADFWNVKKFPGKRGMRKGARYNLEFALMADGVATKDVYKVLGTKAGQDRAFKKLDELKPYIQWWEAGAQPPQFLVAGDVVMSTAYNGRIDAAQKEGKNLKVVWNGSIYDLDYWAIPKGSPNKALAEKYIAYTLTPKPQQAYAQHIAYGPTNVAAIKSLDAKTLANLPNSPANGKNAVLEDIGFWTDHSDELEQRFSAWATK, from the coding sequence ATGAACGGAGCAAGCTCAACCGCACGTCGCACCGCGCTCGCACTGGCACTGGCTGTCGTCGGCGCATCGGCCACGGCGGCCGAACTCACGGTCGTCAACTTCGGCGGCGCGAACGGCGACGCGCAGAAAGCCGCATTCAACCAGCCGTTTGAGAAGGCGACCGGCAACAAGGTCACGGCCGTCGAGTACAACGGCGAGCAGGCTAAAGTGAAGGCGATGGTCGAGGCGAAGCACGTCAACTGGGACGTGGTCGAAGTCGAATCGGGCGACCTGAACCGCGGCTGCGACGAAGGGCTGTACGAGAAGCTCGACTGGTCGAAGATCGCGAAGAAGTCCGACCTGATTCCGGAAGCGCCGCAGGTGTGCGGCGTCGGCTTCTTCGTGTGGTCGACCGCGCTGTCCTATAACGCGGACAAGCTGAAGTCCGCGCCGACCGGCTGGGCCGATTTCTGGAACGTGAAGAAATTCCCCGGCAAGCGCGGGATGCGCAAGGGCGCGCGCTACAACCTCGAATTCGCGCTGATGGCTGACGGCGTCGCGACGAAGGACGTGTACAAGGTGCTCGGCACGAAGGCCGGCCAGGACCGCGCGTTCAAGAAGCTCGACGAGCTGAAGCCGTACATCCAGTGGTGGGAAGCCGGCGCGCAGCCGCCGCAGTTCCTGGTGGCCGGCGACGTCGTGATGTCGACCGCGTACAACGGCCGCATCGATGCCGCGCAGAAGGAAGGCAAGAACCTGAAGGTCGTGTGGAACGGCAGCATCTACGACCTCGACTACTGGGCGATTCCGAAGGGCTCGCCGAACAAGGCGCTGGCCGAGAAGTACATCGCGTACACGCTCACGCCGAAGCCGCAGCAAGCGTATGCGCAGCACATCGCGTACGGGCCGACGAACGTCGCGGCGATCAAGTCGCTCGACGCGAAGACGCTCGCGAACCTGCCGAACTCGCCGGCCAACGGCAAGAACGCGGTGCTGGAGGACATCGGCTTCTGGACCGACCACAGCGACGAGCTCGAGCAGCGCTTCAGCGCATGGGCCACGAAGTAA
- a CDS encoding ABC transporter permease codes for MTIAPSSPSTAALKRELKAAEARKRTMALLLVAPLAIFLLLIFVVPIGTLLTRAVQNPEIATALPKTVAALSGWDRKAPPADAAYVALAADMTKVADSEAMGALARRLNTEIPGYRSLVAKTARAMPLKGDNDAVAALTPAQTRAKLLDLDARWGDAAYWQAIAKNGSQVSPFYLLAALDHKQDGFGRIVQADPDQSIYLSIFGRTFVIGVAVTLFALLLGYPLAYWISTLSDRRANLVMILVLIPFWTSVLVRVAAWIVLLQSEGLINTALIGSGLISHPLALLFNRVGVYISMTHILLPFMILPLYSVMKSIPPTYQRAAVSLGSHPFAAFWRVYVPQTYPGVGAGALLVFILAIGYYITPALLGGPNDQMVSYYVAYFTNVTINWGMACALGGLLLAATLVLYAVYGRFTRSNVSLG; via the coding sequence ATGACGATCGCTCCTTCCTCGCCGTCGACAGCCGCGCTCAAGCGCGAACTGAAGGCCGCCGAGGCCCGCAAGCGCACGATGGCGCTGCTGCTGGTCGCGCCGCTCGCGATCTTCCTGCTGCTCATCTTCGTCGTGCCGATCGGCACGCTGCTTACGCGCGCGGTGCAGAACCCCGAGATCGCGACCGCGCTGCCGAAGACGGTCGCCGCGCTGTCGGGCTGGGACCGCAAGGCGCCGCCCGCCGACGCCGCGTACGTCGCGCTCGCGGCCGACATGACGAAGGTCGCCGACAGCGAGGCGATGGGCGCGCTCGCGCGGCGCCTGAACACCGAGATTCCCGGCTACCGCTCGCTCGTCGCGAAGACGGCGCGTGCGATGCCGCTGAAGGGCGACAACGATGCCGTCGCGGCGCTGACGCCCGCGCAAACGCGCGCGAAACTGCTCGACCTCGATGCGCGCTGGGGCGACGCCGCGTACTGGCAGGCGATCGCGAAGAACGGCAGCCAGGTGTCGCCGTTCTACCTGCTCGCCGCACTCGACCACAAGCAGGACGGCTTCGGCCGGATCGTGCAGGCCGATCCCGACCAGTCGATCTATCTGTCGATCTTCGGCCGCACGTTCGTGATCGGCGTCGCGGTCACGCTGTTCGCGCTGCTGCTCGGCTATCCGCTCGCCTACTGGATCTCGACGCTGTCGGATCGGCGCGCGAACCTCGTGATGATCCTGGTGCTGATTCCGTTCTGGACGTCGGTGCTGGTGCGCGTGGCCGCGTGGATCGTGCTGCTGCAAAGCGAGGGGCTGATCAACACGGCGCTGATCGGCAGCGGGCTGATCTCGCATCCGCTGGCGCTGCTGTTCAATCGCGTCGGCGTGTACATCTCGATGACGCACATCCTGCTGCCGTTCATGATCCTGCCGCTCTACAGCGTGATGAAGTCGATCCCGCCGACCTACCAGCGCGCGGCCGTGTCGCTCGGCAGCCATCCGTTCGCGGCGTTCTGGCGCGTGTACGTGCCGCAGACCTATCCGGGCGTCGGCGCGGGCGCGCTGCTCGTGTTCATCCTCGCGATCGGCTACTACATCACGCCCGCGCTGCTCGGCGGGCCGAACGACCAGATGGTCAGCTACTACGTCGCGTACTTCACGAACGTGACGATCAACTGGGGCATGGCGTGCGCGCTCGGCGGGCTGCTGCTCGCGGCGACGCTGGTGCTGTATGCGGTGTACGGGCGCTTCACGCGCTCGAACGTGAGCCTCGGCTGA
- a CDS encoding ABC transporter ATP-binding protein, giving the protein MKSDDVIVSFRGVRKTYDGETLVVKSLDLDIHRGEFLTLLGPSGSGKTTCLMMLAGFEFPTGGEIWLDGELLNTVPPHKRNIGMVFQNYALFPHLTVEQNVAYPLTVRKLSAAERAERVAHALKMVQMERFAKRYPAQLSGGQQQRIALARALVFEPKLVLMDEPLGALDKQLREHMQYELKALHEKLGVTFVYVTHDQGEALTMSDRVAVFDKGIVQQLDTVDCLYESPCNEFVANFIGDSNRLRGTIARVDGDFCEFRLDDGTQLVGRRIGDAAEGAPAVACIRPERMSLAANGHANGAANRVTGEARSLIYFGDHVRMRCALPGQEECFVKVPLGTDALHAFAPGAPVALAFAPEHLRVFA; this is encoded by the coding sequence ATGAAGTCCGATGATGTGATCGTCAGCTTTCGCGGCGTGCGGAAGACCTACGACGGGGAGACGCTGGTCGTCAAATCGCTCGACCTCGATATCCACCGAGGGGAATTCCTGACGCTGCTCGGGCCGTCCGGCTCGGGCAAGACCACCTGCCTGATGATGCTGGCGGGCTTCGAGTTTCCGACGGGCGGTGAAATCTGGCTCGACGGCGAACTGCTGAATACCGTGCCGCCGCACAAGCGCAACATCGGCATGGTGTTCCAGAACTACGCGCTGTTCCCCCACCTGACCGTCGAGCAGAACGTCGCGTATCCGCTGACGGTGCGCAAGCTGTCGGCCGCCGAGCGCGCGGAGCGCGTCGCGCATGCGCTGAAGATGGTGCAGATGGAACGCTTCGCGAAGCGCTATCCGGCGCAGTTGTCGGGCGGCCAGCAGCAGCGCATCGCGCTCGCGCGTGCCCTCGTGTTCGAGCCGAAGCTGGTGCTGATGGACGAGCCGCTCGGCGCGCTCGACAAGCAGTTGCGCGAACACATGCAGTACGAACTGAAGGCGCTGCACGAGAAGCTCGGCGTGACCTTCGTCTACGTGACGCACGATCAGGGCGAGGCGCTGACGATGTCCGATCGCGTCGCCGTGTTCGACAAGGGCATCGTGCAGCAGCTCGATACCGTCGATTGCCTGTACGAATCGCCGTGCAACGAATTCGTCGCGAACTTCATCGGCGACAGCAACCGGCTGCGCGGCACCATCGCGCGCGTCGACGGCGACTTCTGCGAATTCCGGCTCGACGATGGCACGCAGCTCGTCGGGCGCCGCATCGGCGATGCGGCCGAAGGCGCGCCGGCCGTCGCCTGCATCCGCCCCGAACGCATGAGCCTTGCGGCCAACGGTCACGCGAATGGCGCCGCCAACCGCGTGACCGGCGAGGCGCGCAGTCTCATCTATTTCGGCGATCACGTGCGCATGCGCTGCGCGCTGCCGGGCCAGGAGGAATGCTTCGTGAAAGTGCCGCTCGGCACGGATGCGCTCCACGCGTTCGCGCCCGGCGCACCGGTCGCGCTCGCCTTCGCGCCCGAGCACCTGCGCGTGTTCGCGTGA
- a CDS encoding PLP-dependent aminotransferase family protein, with amino-acid sequence MDTVIVADWLSGRIDRSSPEPMYRQLLQLMQQAILTGELGPGTKLPSSRTLAADLSIARNTVLHVYDQLTAEGYVLTTTGSGTYVADTRPDAAVIHAPGAAPPPSAADEAPLPDAHGGLSMRGRQLIEHAGVSRRQWGAFMPGVPDVSEFPSRTWSRLQARLWKEANPELLTYAPGGGYRPLRRALADYLRVARSVKCSPDQVIITTGIHQSIDLAVRLLSDIGDRAWVEEPCYWGVRSVLQATGLTLTPVPVDQEGIDPSAADMQQPPRLVLVTPSHQYPLGMVMSLARRRMLLEYARRHRCWIIEDDYDSEFRYGSRPLASLQGLDDGGRVIYVGSLGKMLFPGLRMGYMVVPEHLVDTFRTGLSELYREGQLMQQAVLAEFIMDGHLTSHVRRMRTLYGERRQLLIDAIHARFGDALPVMGDEAGLHLVLGLPDACDDRAVTQSAFDAGVIVRPLTSYYSRLDTARRGLLLGYACVAHEGIGPAFDTLAATIEQHLPRHFTRAS; translated from the coding sequence TTGGACACCGTCATCGTCGCCGACTGGCTGTCCGGCCGAATCGACCGCAGCTCGCCCGAACCGATGTACCGGCAGTTGCTGCAGCTGATGCAGCAGGCTATCCTGACCGGCGAATTGGGGCCGGGCACAAAACTGCCGAGTTCGCGCACGCTCGCGGCCGACCTGTCGATCGCGCGCAATACCGTGCTGCACGTGTACGACCAGCTCACCGCCGAAGGCTACGTGCTGACGACGACCGGCAGCGGCACCTACGTGGCCGACACGCGGCCGGACGCCGCCGTCATCCACGCGCCGGGCGCCGCGCCGCCGCCGTCAGCCGCCGACGAAGCGCCGTTGCCGGACGCGCACGGCGGCCTGTCGATGCGCGGCCGGCAACTGATCGAGCACGCGGGCGTATCGCGACGTCAATGGGGCGCGTTCATGCCGGGCGTGCCGGACGTATCGGAATTCCCGAGCCGCACGTGGAGCCGCCTGCAGGCGCGACTGTGGAAGGAAGCGAATCCCGAGCTACTGACCTATGCGCCGGGCGGCGGCTACCGGCCGCTGCGACGCGCGCTCGCCGACTACCTGCGCGTCGCGCGCTCGGTCAAATGCTCGCCGGACCAGGTGATCATCACGACCGGCATCCACCAGTCGATCGACCTCGCGGTGCGGCTGCTGTCCGACATCGGCGATCGCGCGTGGGTCGAGGAGCCGTGCTACTGGGGCGTGCGCAGCGTGCTGCAGGCGACCGGCCTCACGCTCACGCCGGTGCCGGTCGACCAGGAAGGCATCGATCCGAGCGCGGCCGACATGCAGCAGCCGCCGCGGCTCGTGCTCGTCACGCCGTCGCACCAGTATCCGCTCGGGATGGTGATGAGCCTCGCGCGGCGCCGGATGCTGCTCGAATACGCGCGCCGGCACCGCTGCTGGATCATCGAGGACGACTACGACAGCGAATTCCGCTACGGTAGCCGCCCGCTCGCGTCGCTGCAGGGGCTCGACGACGGCGGCCGCGTGATCTACGTCGGCAGCCTCGGCAAGATGCTGTTCCCGGGCCTGCGGATGGGCTACATGGTCGTGCCCGAGCATCTGGTCGACACGTTCCGCACCGGGCTGTCGGAGCTGTATCGCGAGGGCCAGCTGATGCAGCAGGCCGTGCTCGCCGAGTTCATCATGGATGGGCACCTGACTTCGCACGTCAGACGAATGCGCACGCTGTACGGCGAGCGCCGGCAATTGCTGATCGATGCGATCCATGCGCGCTTCGGCGACGCGCTGCCGGTGATGGGCGACGAAGCCGGCCTGCATCTGGTGCTCGGCCTGCCCGACGCATGCGACGATCGCGCGGTCACGCAAAGCGCATTCGACGCGGGCGTGATCGTGCGCCCGCTGACCAGCTACTACAGCCGGCTGGACACCGCGCGCCGCGGCCTGCTGCTCGGCTATGCATGCGTCGCGCACGAAGGCATCGGCCCCGCGTTCGACACGCTCGCGGCAACCATCGAACAGCACCTGCCGCGGCACTTCACGCGCGCGTCGTGA